From the genome of Fusobacterium varium, one region includes:
- the mop gene encoding Aldehyde oxidoreductase has product MGEVYTFIVNGQKIETSEEKNLLDFLRDNLGLISVKNGCKEGACGTCTVLIDGKAMKSCIFTTKKIDGKEIKTIEGFSEREKAVFAYAFTECGAVQCGFCIPGMVVAAKSLFLKTLNPTREEVKKALVGNICRCTGYVKIEEAILLAAKLFREKLEIPAVECAGLVGTHVHRVDGVVKTLGTAKYAEDYKIDGMYYGSAVRTKYPRAKVLSIDYSEALKLEGVLGVLTAEDVPGKNNIGHLEFISDWDALIPVGGITRYIGDAIALVAAKDKKTLEEAKKLVKVEYEELEGLFTIEEAMADGAPLIHSKPNNVLVREVLKRGDYEGALLNSKYKVTNVYETPATEHAYLEPESALAMPDGNGGIEIHTSSQSVYDEQREIARLLGLEKDQVRVKSAYVGGGFGGKEDMSVQHHAALLAYVLKKPVQVTLSRQESINVSTKRHPMKIEMTTCCDENGILTGMKCKIYADTGAYASLGGPVLQRACTHAAGPYNYQNIDIEGMAVYTNNPVGGAFRGFGVTQSAFAIESNINQLAELIGISPWEMRYRNAIRPGQVLPNGQIADEGTALVETLEAVKEEYFNNEIVGIACAMKNSGVGVGLPDIGRCRLTVQDGKVRIRTSAACIGQGMGTVCMQILCETTGLTTDKIVVDSPDTGITPNSGTTTASRQTVFTGEATRVASLELKKQLETKTLEELEGWDYEGQYSGITDKMGSDKPNPVSHVAYGYATQIVILDKDGKVQKVTAAHDIGHAINPKALEGQIEGGVVMGLGYGLTEIMPVEKGIPKVKFGTLGLFRATNIPEIKTVIVEKNKAELAYGAKGVGEIVVIPTAPALQNAYFKYDGEFRTSLPLQKTAYKR; this is encoded by the coding sequence ATGGGAGAGGTATACACTTTTATAGTAAATGGACAAAAAATAGAAACTTCTGAAGAAAAAAATCTATTGGATTTTTTAAGGGATAATTTAGGACTTATATCTGTAAAAAATGGTTGTAAAGAAGGAGCTTGTGGTACTTGTACTGTATTAATAGATGGAAAAGCAATGAAATCTTGTATATTTACAACTAAAAAAATAGATGGAAAAGAAATAAAAACTATTGAAGGATTTTCAGAAAGAGAAAAAGCAGTTTTTGCTTATGCCTTTACAGAATGCGGAGCAGTTCAATGTGGATTTTGTATTCCTGGAATGGTCGTAGCAGCAAAGAGTCTTTTTTTAAAAACACTAAATCCTACAAGAGAGGAAGTAAAAAAAGCTTTAGTTGGAAATATATGTAGATGTACAGGATATGTAAAAATAGAAGAAGCAATATTACTGGCAGCTAAATTATTTAGAGAAAAATTAGAAATTCCAGCAGTAGAATGTGCAGGATTAGTAGGAACTCATGTACATAGAGTAGATGGAGTTGTAAAAACTCTTGGAACAGCAAAATATGCTGAAGACTATAAAATAGATGGAATGTATTATGGAAGTGCAGTGAGAACAAAATATCCTAGAGCAAAGGTTTTATCCATCGATTATAGTGAAGCTTTAAAATTAGAAGGAGTACTTGGTGTACTTACAGCAGAAGATGTTCCAGGAAAAAATAATATAGGACATTTAGAGTTTATTTCTGATTGGGACGCTCTTATACCAGTTGGAGGTATAACAAGATATATTGGTGATGCAATAGCATTAGTTGCTGCTAAAGACAAGAAAACACTAGAAGAAGCAAAAAAACTTGTGAAAGTTGAATATGAAGAACTTGAGGGATTATTTACAATAGAAGAAGCCATGGCTGATGGAGCTCCTCTTATCCATTCTAAACCTAATAATGTTTTGGTAAGAGAGGTATTGAAAAGAGGGGATTATGAAGGGGCTCTGTTAAACTCTAAATATAAGGTAACAAATGTATATGAAACACCAGCTACTGAACATGCTTATCTGGAGCCTGAGTCAGCTCTTGCTATGCCAGATGGAAATGGAGGTATAGAAATACATACTTCCAGCCAATCAGTATACGATGAACAAAGAGAAATAGCAAGACTTCTAGGATTGGAAAAAGATCAGGTAAGAGTAAAATCAGCATATGTAGGTGGAGGATTTGGTGGAAAAGAGGATATGTCTGTACAACATCATGCAGCTCTTCTTGCATATGTTTTGAAAAAACCTGTTCAGGTAACTTTGAGCAGGCAGGAAAGTATAAATGTCAGTACAAAAAGACACCCTATGAAAATAGAGATGACTACATGTTGCGATGAAAATGGTATTCTTACAGGAATGAAATGTAAAATATATGCAGATACAGGAGCTTATGCTTCATTAGGTGGACCAGTATTACAAAGGGCTTGTACACATGCAGCTGGACCATATAATTATCAAAATATTGATATAGAGGGAATGGCTGTTTATACAAATAATCCTGTAGGAGGAGCATTTAGAGGATTTGGAGTTACACAATCAGCTTTTGCAATAGAATCAAATATAAATCAACTTGCTGAATTGATAGGAATTTCTCCATGGGAAATGAGATATAGAAATGCTATAAGACCAGGACAAGTATTGCCTAATGGACAAATAGCAGATGAAGGAACAGCTTTGGTAGAAACTCTTGAAGCTGTAAAAGAGGAATATTTTAATAATGAAATAGTAGGGATTGCCTGTGCAATGAAAAATTCTGGAGTAGGAGTTGGACTTCCTGATATAGGGAGATGCAGACTTACTGTACAAGATGGAAAAGTAAGAATAAGAACTTCAGCAGCTTGTATAGGACAGGGAATGGGAACAGTTTGTATGCAGATATTGTGTGAAACTACAGGATTGACAACAGATAAAATAGTTGTAGATTCTCCAGATACAGGAATTACTCCTAATAGTGGAACTACAACAGCTTCTAGACAAACAGTTTTTACTGGAGAAGCAACAAGAGTAGCTTCTTTAGAATTAAAAAAACAACTTGAAACAAAAACATTAGAAGAACTTGAAGGGTGGGATTATGAAGGGCAGTATTCAGGTATTACAGATAAGATGGGGTCAGATAAACCCAATCCTGTAAGCCATGTAGCTTATGGATATGCTACTCAGATAGTAATATTAGATAAAGATGGGAAAGTCCAGAAAGTAACAGCAGCTCATGATATTGGACATGCTATTAATCCAAAGGCTTTAGAAGGACAGATAGAAGGTGGAGTTGTTATGGGATTAGGATATGGACTTACAGAAATTATGCCAGTTGAAAAGGGAATACCAAAAGTAAAATTTGGAACTCTTGGATTATTTAGAGCTACAAATATTCCTGAAATAAAAACTGTAATAGTAGAAAAGAATAAAGCAGAACTAGCCTATGGAGCAAAGGGAGTAGGAGAGATAGTTGTTATTCCTACTGCTCCAGCTCTTCAAAATGCTTATTTCAAATATGATGGAGAATTTAGAACTTCTCTTCCTCTTCAAAAAACAGCATATAAAAGATAA
- the ywrD_1 gene encoding Putative gamma-glutamyltransferase ywrD: MLKFDSTIYPYPSRRNVMYAKNGMVATGSPLAAQAGLEILKKGGNAIDAAIATAAALTVVEPTGNGIGGDGFAILSVNNKMYGLNASGPSPKLLEAQDLLNKGLKEMPKYGFTPVNVPGIPKAWAELSKKFGKLPLSEVVAPAVKLAREGYAVPVNVAKLWKKAAVNFGKESGEEFKYWFETFTKDGKCPEIGDVVRLPDHADTLEMIGDTYADAFYKGELADKIDAFSKKYNGYIRKDDLEEFEAEWVEPISVKYHGYDVYELPPNGHGISALMALNILDRFQFEARETVRSYHTMIEAMKLAFVDVQKYVADPRFMKVTVEQLLSKAYAEDRAKLIGNTAIMPEAGDPFCGGTVYLAAADNEGNMISYIQSNYMGFGSGMVVPGTGIALHNRGNNFNLDLESANCVGPGKKPYHTIIPGFLGKDGKAVGPFGVMGGFMQPQGHVQVVTNTVDFLMNPQSALDAPRWQWVGKKNIELEHGVPEHIAYELAAMGHDIKVLHDPLMMGRGEIIWRMENGVLVGGTEPRTDGHIALY, from the coding sequence ATGTTAAAATTTGATTCTACTATTTATCCATATCCATCAAGAAGAAATGTGATGTACGCTAAAAACGGTATGGTAGCAACTGGATCTCCACTTGCTGCACAAGCTGGACTTGAAATACTTAAAAAAGGAGGAAATGCAATAGATGCTGCTATTGCTACTGCTGCTGCTCTTACTGTTGTAGAGCCTACAGGTAATGGTATAGGAGGAGATGGATTTGCTATTCTCAGTGTAAACAATAAAATGTATGGACTTAATGCTAGTGGTCCTTCACCAAAACTTCTTGAAGCACAGGATTTATTGAATAAAGGGTTAAAAGAAATGCCTAAATATGGCTTTACTCCTGTAAATGTACCAGGAATACCTAAAGCATGGGCAGAGTTAAGCAAAAAATTTGGTAAGCTTCCTTTGAGTGAAGTTGTAGCTCCAGCAGTAAAATTAGCAAGGGAAGGATATGCTGTTCCTGTGAATGTTGCTAAACTGTGGAAAAAAGCTGCTGTTAATTTTGGAAAAGAAAGTGGAGAAGAATTCAAATACTGGTTTGAAACTTTTACTAAAGATGGAAAATGCCCTGAGATAGGAGATGTAGTAAGGCTTCCAGATCATGCAGATACTCTTGAAATGATAGGAGATACATATGCAGATGCTTTTTATAAAGGAGAACTAGCAGATAAAATAGATGCATTCTCTAAAAAATATAATGGATATATAAGAAAAGATGACTTGGAAGAATTTGAAGCAGAATGGGTAGAACCTATTTCTGTAAAATATCATGGATATGATGTATATGAACTTCCACCAAATGGTCATGGAATAAGTGCTCTTATGGCGCTTAATATCTTAGATAGATTCCAGTTTGAAGCGAGAGAAACAGTAAGATCATACCATACAATGATAGAAGCAATGAAACTTGCCTTTGTAGATGTACAAAAATATGTAGCTGATCCTAGATTTATGAAAGTAACAGTTGAGCAGCTTTTATCTAAAGCATATGCAGAGGATAGAGCAAAACTTATAGGAAATACAGCAATAATGCCAGAAGCAGGAGATCCATTCTGTGGAGGAACTGTATATCTTGCAGCAGCAGATAATGAAGGAAATATGATATCATATATTCAAAGCAACTATATGGGATTTGGTTCTGGAATGGTAGTACCAGGAACAGGAATAGCCCTTCATAACAGAGGAAATAACTTTAACCTTGATTTAGAAAGTGCAAACTGTGTAGGACCAGGAAAGAAACCATATCATACAATTATTCCAGGATTCCTTGGAAAAGATGGAAAAGCAGTTGGTCCATTTGGAGTAATGGGAGGATTTATGCAGCCACAGGGACATGTACAGGTAGTAACTAATACAGTAGATTTCCTAATGAATCCACAGTCAGCATTAGATGCACCAAGATGGCAGTGGGTAGGAAAGAAAAATATAGAGTTGGAACATGGAGTTCCTGAGCATATAGCATATGAGCTTGCAGCTATGGGACATGATATAAAAGTTCTGCATGATCCATTGATGATGGGAAGAGGAGAAATCATCTGGAGAATGGAAAATGGAGTTCTTGTAGGTGGAACAGAACCTAGAACAGATGGACATATTGCTTTATATTAA